The following proteins are encoded in a genomic region of Fundidesulfovibrio soli:
- a CDS encoding tetratricopeptide repeat protein: MYAYKTPDSQPLLRSALVVSASEGHARVDRLSLKNARIPFSRAVPGGKSALEHLRKHGADVVFIDDVLCDGTGWDFMRTLKADPRFASIPVVMIGRSVSRERVLEAIGLGCVGFMLRPYTLDTFFKHLALARKVGSCLRSELGNVAACTALIEEGQAEEAVEVLEKTLETTDEARHHYERGLQLLEREEYSQAVSAFTTAARLSELMYEAHLGLARCWQALGDEVRYRKAMTRAADICARTKRFEHYKKEFVSILQNDRSGFNPFLSLGMRLAREMDWDGAVMALSNALRLDPDNAKGHLELAKAYHFKREPALAAKAVTQALRLDAHEEEAQDLYQRWTGKVWGEREVVRVLEDKPSGPIIPDAIPSMLNAVLYVAGVVTEGLHKMRRNYAA; the protein is encoded by the coding sequence ATGTACGCTTACAAGACTCCCGACTCCCAGCCCCTGCTGCGCTCCGCACTGGTTGTCAGCGCAAGCGAAGGCCACGCAAGGGTTGACCGCCTGAGCCTCAAGAACGCCCGCATCCCCTTCTCGCGCGCCGTGCCCGGCGGCAAGAGCGCCCTGGAGCACCTCCGCAAGCACGGGGCCGACGTGGTCTTCATAGACGACGTGCTCTGCGACGGCACCGGCTGGGACTTCATGCGCACCCTGAAGGCGGACCCGCGCTTCGCATCCATCCCCGTGGTCATGATCGGACGCTCCGTGAGCCGCGAACGCGTGCTGGAGGCCATCGGCCTGGGCTGCGTGGGCTTCATGCTGCGCCCCTACACCCTGGATACCTTCTTCAAGCATCTGGCCCTGGCCCGCAAGGTCGGCTCCTGCCTGCGCTCGGAGCTGGGCAATGTGGCCGCTTGCACGGCGCTGATCGAGGAAGGGCAGGCCGAGGAGGCCGTCGAGGTCCTGGAGAAGACCCTGGAGACCACGGACGAGGCCCGGCACCATTACGAGCGCGGCCTGCAGTTGCTGGAGCGCGAGGAGTACAGCCAGGCGGTCTCGGCCTTCACCACCGCCGCCCGCCTGAGCGAGCTCATGTACGAGGCGCATCTGGGCCTGGCCCGCTGCTGGCAGGCCCTGGGCGACGAGGTGCGCTACCGCAAGGCCATGACCCGCGCCGCGGACATCTGCGCCCGCACCAAGCGCTTCGAGCACTACAAGAAGGAATTCGTGAGCATCCTGCAGAACGACCGCAGCGGCTTCAACCCGTTCCTGAGCCTGGGCATGCGCCTGGCCCGCGAGATGGACTGGGACGGTGCGGTCATGGCTCTGAGCAACGCCCTGCGCCTGGACCCGGACAACGCCAAGGGGCACCTGGAGCTGGCCAAGGCCTACCATTTCAAGCGCGAACCCGCCCTGGCCGCCAAGGCCGTGACCCAGGCCCTGCGGCTGGACGCCCACGAGGAGGAGGCCCAGGACCTCTACCAGCGTTGGACCGGAAAGGTCTGGGGCGAGCGTGAGGTGGTCCGCGTCCTGGAGGACAAGCCCTCCGGCCCCATCATCCCGGACGCCATCCCCAGCATGCTCAACGCCGTGCTCTACGTGGCCGGGGTGGTCACCGAGGGTCTGCATAAGATGCGCCGCAACTACGCCGCCTAG
- the aroL gene encoding shikimate kinase AroL has product MAVSPDKNIYLVGPRACGKTTVGRRLAQALSRPFMDLDEEFTHTTGRTIADVVETEGWDSFRELETAVLAAVAETPGNVVATGGGAVLKARNRELLGQGVTVYLQADPEKVVARLMEELLPEQRPALTNLSLEDEVRRTVQEREPYYLACAHLVAPDSPLDELVERLTQELENWSE; this is encoded by the coding sequence ATGGCCGTATCACCCGACAAGAACATCTACCTGGTGGGCCCTCGCGCCTGCGGCAAGACCACCGTGGGCCGCAGGCTGGCCCAGGCCCTCTCCCGCCCCTTCATGGACCTGGACGAGGAGTTCACCCACACCACCGGCCGCACCATCGCGGACGTGGTGGAGACCGAAGGCTGGGATTCCTTCCGCGAACTGGAGACCGCCGTCCTGGCCGCCGTGGCCGAGACCCCGGGCAACGTGGTGGCCACGGGCGGCGGCGCGGTGCTCAAGGCCCGCAACCGCGAGCTCTTGGGCCAGGGCGTCACCGTGTACCTCCAGGCCGACCCGGAGAAGGTGGTGGCCCGGCTCATGGAGGAGCTGCTGCCCGAGCAGCGGCCCGCGCTCACCAACCTTTCGCTCGAGGACGAAGTCCGCAGGACCGTGCAGGAGCGCGAACCCTACTATCTGGCCTGCGCCCACCTGGTGGCCCCGGACAGCCCACTGGACGAGTTGGTGGAGCGCCTGACCCAGGAGCTCGAGAACTGGTCGGAGTAA
- a CDS encoding RNA methyltransferase has translation MLSNLAVVLFRPKFSANIGSTARAMANMGCSRLIVVSPQEWDEGRARALATQKGQEILDSMTVVDDLAQALAPFQAVYGTTARTGGWRKGLLTPETAAARGMEAVRAGSGVAILFGPEDKGLTNDETKVCDRLVCIPTSEEASSLNLSQAVLIILYEFMKAATARAVPAAALQSAEEPGEPAPAQESRAATHKEREALFANLREALTAIDFIKDDNPDYWMLPVRAFVERIRLKRAEFNMLMGLCRQVKWAVGAKRPPKA, from the coding sequence ATGCTGAGCAACCTGGCTGTCGTGCTATTCAGACCGAAATTTTCCGCCAACATCGGCTCAACGGCCCGGGCCATGGCCAACATGGGCTGCTCGCGGCTGATCGTGGTCAGCCCGCAGGAGTGGGACGAGGGCCGAGCACGCGCCTTGGCCACCCAGAAAGGGCAGGAGATCCTCGACTCCATGACCGTGGTGGACGACCTGGCCCAGGCCCTGGCCCCTTTCCAGGCCGTCTACGGCACCACGGCCCGCACAGGAGGGTGGAGAAAGGGCCTGCTCACCCCGGAGACCGCCGCCGCGCGGGGCATGGAGGCCGTGCGCGCAGGCTCCGGCGTGGCCATCCTCTTCGGGCCGGAGGACAAGGGCCTGACCAACGACGAGACCAAGGTCTGCGACAGGCTCGTGTGCATCCCCACCTCGGAGGAGGCATCCTCGCTGAACCTTTCCCAGGCCGTGCTCATCATCCTGTACGAGTTCATGAAGGCCGCCACGGCCCGCGCCGTGCCCGCCGCGGCCCTCCAGAGCGCCGAGGAGCCCGGTGAGCCCGCCCCGGCGCAGGAATCCCGCGCCGCCACCCACAAGGAGCGCGAGGCCCTGTTCGCCAACCTGCGCGAGGCCCTCACCGCCATCGACTTCATCAAGGACGACAACCCCGACTACTGGATGCTGCCCGTGCGAGCCTTCGTGGAGCGCATCCGCCTCAAGCGCGCGGAGTTCAACATGCTCATGGGCCTATGCCGCCAGGTGAAGTGGGCCGTGGGGGCCAAGCGCCCGCCCAAGGCCTAA
- a CDS encoding class II aldolase/adducin family protein — protein MLDELDIYARKLAAAGLCEPGAPVLGFLDDRLAFNREAPENAVLAGVFERMGINSLLWLPLGEPYATIVDFLAGRSGGAILPRDCETRTFLHDLPVVESFDAATLAEALSRRKSVIVRGRGVLAHGAVSPEQAFVSASSVCFASFVKFFSDYLALKREGRSDPAYEAAFHTAKRFLAPPRTVAPELAEGPFETREQALAAMDAAGKATVGLGLVDSFFGNISCNLDGVLLISQTGSSLDELPDCVDPCHLDGSSCAGLTASSELTAHQAIVALTGAGVILHGHPRFAVILSMDCDVANCPDAARCHVDCSRPRFLGERGILAEIPVVPGEVGTGPRGLVNTLPPAMLGRRGAVVLGHGLFATGRTGFREAFDTLLSVENACREEYFRRVESFGG, from the coding sequence ATGCTTGATGAACTGGACATCTACGCCCGCAAGCTGGCTGCCGCCGGGCTCTGCGAGCCGGGCGCGCCCGTGCTGGGCTTCCTGGACGACAGGCTGGCCTTCAACCGCGAAGCCCCCGAGAACGCCGTGCTGGCCGGGGTGTTCGAGCGCATGGGCATCAACTCGCTGCTCTGGCTGCCGCTCGGCGAGCCGTACGCCACCATCGTGGACTTCCTGGCCGGGCGCAGCGGCGGGGCCATCCTGCCGCGCGACTGCGAGACGCGCACCTTCCTGCACGATCTGCCTGTGGTGGAATCCTTCGACGCGGCGACCCTGGCCGAGGCCCTGTCCCGGCGAAAGAGCGTGATCGTGCGGGGCAGGGGGGTGCTGGCCCACGGCGCGGTGAGCCCGGAGCAGGCCTTCGTCAGCGCCAGTTCCGTGTGTTTCGCCAGCTTCGTGAAGTTCTTTTCCGACTACCTGGCCCTCAAGCGGGAGGGCCGGTCCGACCCTGCCTACGAGGCCGCCTTCCACACTGCCAAAAGATTCCTGGCCCCGCCGCGCACCGTGGCCCCGGAGCTGGCCGAAGGCCCCTTCGAGACCAGGGAGCAGGCCCTGGCGGCCATGGACGCCGCGGGCAAGGCCACCGTGGGCCTGGGGCTGGTGGATTCCTTCTTCGGCAACATCTCCTGCAATCTGGACGGGGTGCTGCTCATCAGCCAGACCGGCTCCTCACTGGACGAGCTGCCGGACTGCGTGGACCCTTGCCACCTGGACGGCTCCTCCTGCGCGGGGCTCACGGCCTCCAGCGAACTGACCGCGCATCAGGCAATAGTGGCCCTCACCGGGGCCGGGGTCATCCTGCACGGGCACCCGCGCTTCGCGGTGATCCTCTCCATGGATTGCGACGTGGCGAACTGTCCGGACGCCGCGCGTTGCCACGTGGACTGCTCGCGCCCCCGCTTCCTGGGGGAGCGGGGCATCCTGGCGGAGATCCCAGTGGTGCCGGGCGAGGTGGGCACGGGGCCGCGCGGGCTGGTGAACACGCTGCCCCCGGCCATGCTCGGGAGGCGCGGGGCCGTGGTGCTTGGGCACGGGTTGTTCGCCACGGGGCGCACCGGCTTCCGGGAAGCCTTCGACACCCTGCTCAGCGTGGAGAACGCCTGCCGCGAGGAGTACTTCCGCCGGGTGGAGAGCTTTGGCGGCTAG
- a CDS encoding aldehyde ferredoxin oxidoreductase family protein: MNGWTGKILRVDLTRGTASVETPDQELLRLWIGGRGLAGYYLDPCIHLPWDHPEMPLCLFAGPLTGTVAPSAGRACLASRSPLTGGFFDAQAGGRLGAQLKKAGFDGVVVTGRADTPMGLKIADGVCALEDASGLAGLNRSRLLTSLRWDGAVAATGPAAEHGARMASVWVDARHGFQRGGLGLGWAAKNLKYIAVKDSGRVAVADPAGLKAAREDILRLTAASPYLSGGHGLSRFGSCALYDLMDARSMMPTRNFRASRFAAATQCNAVQLARRFESAPYGCRGCHIRCGRVAADGRTLPDLDALSHFTALLDVANLDFAAQANALCLELGLDPVSTASTLACEAELTGAAPDTARLLAAIEDLAQGRRPDLAQGAAALARSQGRPESAMTVKGLELPAQDPRGAYGLALASAVSPRGGCHLGALPMSHEVLRKPVATDRFSFLGKARIIALAENAGAVGDSLVVCRNIFYAASLEEYGHAFEAVTGLGGAAELFARAGERIRYRECLMNARLGFGAAQDVLPERLFAAPGAMGTEPDARPIPREAFLEARARYYAVRGLDAHGLPTLEKSRELGLLESYRRFRPEGPGGEGEGGEGGHA; encoded by the coding sequence ATGAACGGATGGACCGGAAAAATCCTCCGCGTGGACCTCACGCGCGGCACAGCGAGCGTGGAAACGCCCGACCAGGAGTTGCTGCGCCTGTGGATCGGCGGCAGGGGCCTGGCCGGATATTACCTCGATCCCTGCATCCACCTGCCCTGGGACCACCCGGAGATGCCCTTGTGCCTCTTCGCCGGGCCGCTCACCGGCACGGTTGCCCCCTCGGCCGGGCGGGCCTGCCTGGCCTCGCGCTCGCCGCTGACCGGCGGCTTCTTCGATGCGCAGGCGGGCGGACGCCTGGGCGCGCAGCTCAAGAAGGCCGGGTTCGACGGCGTGGTGGTCACCGGCAGGGCGGACACGCCGATGGGGCTGAAGATCGCGGACGGCGTCTGCGCCCTGGAGGACGCTTCGGGCCTCGCGGGCCTGAACCGCTCCCGGCTGCTTACGTCCCTGCGCTGGGATGGCGCGGTTGCCGCCACAGGGCCTGCGGCCGAACACGGGGCGCGCATGGCCTCGGTCTGGGTGGACGCGCGCCACGGCTTCCAGCGCGGCGGGCTGGGGCTCGGCTGGGCTGCGAAGAATTTGAAATACATCGCCGTGAAAGACTCGGGCAGGGTGGCGGTGGCCGACCCGGCCGGGCTCAAGGCCGCGCGCGAGGACATCCTGCGCCTGACCGCCGCCTCGCCCTATCTCTCCGGCGGGCACGGCCTCTCCCGCTTCGGCTCCTGCGCCCTGTACGACCTTATGGACGCCCGCTCCATGATGCCCACGCGCAACTTCCGGGCCTCGCGCTTCGCCGCCGCAACGCAGTGCAACGCGGTGCAACTGGCCCGGCGCTTCGAGAGCGCCCCCTACGGCTGCCGGGGCTGCCACATCCGCTGCGGCAGGGTGGCCGCCGACGGCCGCACCCTGCCGGACCTGGACGCGCTCTCGCACTTCACGGCCCTGCTGGACGTTGCGAACCTCGATTTCGCGGCCCAGGCGAACGCCCTGTGCCTGGAGCTGGGGCTGGACCCGGTGTCCACCGCCTCCACCCTGGCTTGCGAGGCCGAGCTGACCGGCGCGGCCCCCGACACCGCGCGGCTGCTGGCCGCCATCGAAGACCTGGCCCAAGGCCGCAGGCCGGACCTGGCCCAAGGCGCGGCAGCCCTGGCGCGCTCGCAGGGCCGTCCCGAATCGGCCATGACCGTGAAGGGCCTGGAGCTGCCCGCGCAGGACCCGCGCGGCGCATACGGCCTAGCCCTGGCCAGCGCCGTGTCCCCGCGCGGCGGCTGCCACCTGGGGGCGCTGCCCATGAGCCACGAGGTGCTGCGCAAGCCTGTGGCCACGGACCGCTTCAGCTTCCTGGGCAAGGCCCGGATCATCGCCCTGGCCGAAAACGCCGGGGCCGTGGGCGACAGCCTGGTGGTCTGCCGCAACATCTTCTACGCCGCCTCGCTGGAGGAATACGGACACGCATTCGAGGCCGTCACCGGCCTGGGGGGCGCGGCGGAGTTGTTCGCCCGCGCGGGTGAGCGCATCCGGTACCGGGAGTGCCTGATGAACGCCCGGCTGGGCTTCGGCGCTGCGCAGGACGTCCTGCCGGAGCGCCTCTTTGCCGCACCAGGGGCCATGGGAACCGAGCCGGACGCGCGGCCCATCCCGCGCGAGGCCTTCCTGGAGGCCAGGGCGCGCTATTACGCGGTGCGCGGCCTGGACGCCCACGGGCTGCCCACCCTGGAGAAATCCCGCGAACTGGGCCTGTTGGAGAGCTACCGCCGCTTCAGGCCGGAAGGTCCGGGCGGGGAAGGTGAAGGCGGGGAGGGCGGCCATGCTTGA
- a CDS encoding ATP-dependent 6-phosphofructokinase → MPRAKHKTLDTGIKTLGPAAIPSPLTYCRFVPDDIKVPLRVSPEDLDDPAQNADVLFEPAGPRANIFFDSSKVKAAIVTCGGLCPGINDVIRSIVMEAHHNYNLAATLGIRYGLQGFIPKYGHEIVELTPSNVSNIHEFGGTMLGSSRGPQPPEEIVDALERSNIGVLFVIGGDGTLKAARAIHEEVVRRGARIAVIGVPKTIDNDISLVTQSFGFDTAVEKATEAIRCAHTEALGVLGGVGLVKLMGRESGFIAAQATLALKEVNFVLVPEDPFQLRGEHGLLPALEKRLKARKHAVIVVAEGAGQHLLEQSGKTDASGNPVLGDIATLLSGEITEYMKERGQPMTLKYIDPSYIIRSVPANANDRVYCGFLGQFAVHAAMAGKTGMVVSKVYGRYVHLPLELVTRKRKKLDLASDYWRAVLESTGQYAISPMCKDGVGPACLV, encoded by the coding sequence ATGCCCCGCGCAAAGCACAAGACCCTCGACACCGGCATCAAGACCCTGGGCCCGGCGGCGATACCCTCCCCGCTGACCTACTGCCGTTTCGTGCCCGACGACATCAAGGTGCCGTTGCGCGTCTCCCCGGAGGACCTGGACGACCCCGCCCAGAACGCCGACGTGCTCTTTGAGCCCGCCGGGCCGCGCGCCAACATCTTTTTCGACTCCTCCAAGGTCAAGGCAGCCATCGTGACCTGCGGCGGACTCTGCCCGGGCATCAACGACGTCATCCGCTCCATCGTCATGGAGGCCCACCACAATTACAACCTGGCCGCCACGCTGGGCATCCGCTACGGGCTGCAGGGCTTCATCCCCAAGTACGGCCACGAGATCGTGGAGCTGACCCCGTCCAACGTCTCCAACATCCACGAGTTCGGCGGCACCATGCTCGGCTCCTCGCGGGGGCCGCAGCCGCCGGAGGAGATCGTGGACGCCCTGGAGCGCTCCAACATCGGGGTGCTCTTCGTCATCGGCGGCGACGGCACGCTCAAGGCGGCGCGCGCCATCCACGAGGAAGTGGTGCGGCGCGGGGCCAGGATCGCCGTGATCGGCGTGCCCAAGACCATCGACAACGACATCAGCCTCGTCACCCAATCCTTCGGGTTCGACACAGCCGTGGAGAAGGCCACCGAGGCCATCCGCTGCGCCCACACCGAGGCCCTTGGCGTGCTCGGCGGCGTGGGGCTGGTGAAGCTCATGGGGCGCGAGTCCGGCTTCATCGCGGCCCAGGCCACCCTGGCGCTCAAGGAGGTCAACTTCGTGCTCGTGCCGGAGGATCCCTTCCAGCTCCGGGGCGAGCACGGCCTGCTGCCCGCGCTGGAGAAACGCCTCAAGGCCCGCAAGCACGCGGTGATCGTTGTGGCCGAGGGAGCGGGGCAGCACCTGCTGGAGCAGTCCGGCAAGACCGACGCCTCGGGCAACCCGGTGCTGGGCGACATCGCCACGCTGCTCTCCGGCGAGATTACGGAGTACATGAAGGAGCGCGGCCAGCCCATGACGCTCAAGTACATCGACCCCAGCTATATCATCCGCTCGGTCCCGGCCAACGCCAACGACCGCGTGTATTGCGGCTTCCTGGGGCAGTTCGCGGTGCATGCGGCCATGGCGGGCAAGACGGGCATGGTGGTCAGCAAGGTCTACGGCCGCTACGTGCACCTTCCGCTGGAGCTGGTGACCAGGAAGCGCAAGAAGCTGGATCTGGCCTCGGATTACTGGCGGGCCGTGCTGGAGTCCACGGGCCAGTACGCCATCTCGCCCATGTGCAAGGACGGCGTGGGGCCTGCCTGCCTGGTGTAG
- a CDS encoding recombination-associated protein RdgC — protein MGILAASGSFTRYAVVGDMTGQIASEIPERLAKYSFRDIDNTADERSFGWVCLEDWLDSFWHAAPPEKAHYVAFSLRLDTRRVPPAVFKKHFLLAVKAEKEAMKETGKSFITKDRKSEIKDQVMLKLRTRFLPIPAVFDAVWNLRSNMVLLATTNSKVRALFEDHFNMSFGLSLEPLTPYFLARRMTDESRHALLDDLEPSPFAAP, from the coding sequence GTGGGCATTCTCGCTGCAAGCGGCAGCTTCACCCGCTACGCCGTGGTCGGGGACATGACGGGCCAGATCGCCTCGGAAATTCCCGAGCGCCTGGCGAAATACAGCTTCCGCGACATCGACAACACCGCCGACGAGCGCAGCTTCGGCTGGGTCTGCCTGGAAGACTGGCTGGACAGCTTCTGGCACGCCGCCCCACCCGAGAAGGCGCACTACGTGGCCTTCTCCCTGCGGCTCGACACCCGCCGGGTGCCCCCCGCCGTGTTCAAGAAGCATTTCCTGCTGGCCGTGAAGGCCGAGAAGGAGGCCATGAAGGAGACGGGCAAATCCTTCATCACCAAGGACCGCAAGTCCGAAATCAAGGACCAGGTCATGCTCAAGCTGCGCACCCGCTTCCTGCCCATTCCGGCGGTGTTCGACGCGGTGTGGAACCTGCGCTCCAACATGGTGCTGCTGGCCACCACCAACTCCAAGGTGCGCGCCCTGTTCGAGGATCATTTCAACATGAGCTTCGGGCTGAGCCTGGAGCCGCTGACCCCCTACTTCCTGGCCCGGCGCATGACGGACGAATCCCGCCACGCCCTGCTCGACGACCTCGAACCCAGCCCCTTCGCGGCCCCCTAG
- a CDS encoding ABC transporter permease: MDFGMFVRLSRREMRGGLKGVWTFLGCLALGVAAIAAVGSLAAAFRSAVEGQAALITGGDVAVSQSHTPLAPQELAVLKGLGRVSEVMEMRAMASRLEGEPRRTLASLKAVDEAYPLRGEAVLSTGELLGSALALRDGLYGVVVHPDLLARLGLKVGDRMAVGDAEFQVRATILQEPDRAFRLLAFGPRAVISSKGMEATGLLLPGSLVRYEYRLLLPDAPGAASDPDLAAARLKAELKDPGVRIRTASEVSPTVGDGFRRLAGLMSLVGLSALLLGGLGVFEAVAGYLDSKTATIATFKAIGASSRTVFWIFFPQIMLLACAGVLAGVAVGALAGLLAGPLLADVLPVAPVSGVYPKALGLAALFGLLTAVACSVPPLSSRTRVGAMSLFRGYTDPRRPRPGRAALAVSAACGLALALLVLATSPNRLLGWGFLGSVAACAVAFRALAWVMSVAARAVPLPSDPRAALAIRGFSRPGNPSGSVVACLGLGLTVLAAVSLSDANFQYAMRSELPEQAPSFFFLDVQPYQIDEFTSLVSSVPGVERVEKAPSLRGRIVSVKGVPVDQLAVAENVTWAVRGDRSLTWAREMPHGAKLEAGKWWPQDYSGPPLVSMDAEVAQGLGLKVGDRLTVSVYGREIELTVSSLRRIRWLSLALNHVFVLSPGVIEDQPMTYLATAYVSPTAPEAAEEVYRRVGARFGNVSVQRVDEALADVGNLAEQIAVAVRASAVVTLLAGLLVLAQSLRASMGRRIYEAVIYKVCGATRADIMAVMLGEYGLAGLAAGLAALILGAGLSWFFVTQTMQTSWGFFAAPVALTLGLGIALTLGMAMRSLWRMLSSKAWPHLRNE; the protein is encoded by the coding sequence ATGGATTTCGGGATGTTTGTGCGCCTCTCCCGGCGGGAGATGCGCGGCGGCTTGAAGGGCGTCTGGACGTTTCTGGGCTGCCTGGCCCTGGGCGTGGCCGCCATAGCGGCGGTGGGCTCGCTTGCGGCCGCGTTCCGCAGCGCCGTGGAGGGACAGGCCGCGCTGATCACCGGCGGCGATGTGGCCGTGAGCCAGAGCCACACCCCCCTGGCCCCGCAGGAACTGGCCGTGCTCAAGGGCCTGGGGCGCGTCTCCGAGGTCATGGAGATGCGGGCCATGGCCTCCAGGCTCGAAGGCGAGCCCAGGCGCACCCTGGCCTCGCTCAAGGCCGTGGACGAAGCCTACCCCCTGCGCGGGGAGGCGGTGCTCTCCACGGGCGAGCTTCTGGGCTCGGCGCTTGCGCTGCGCGACGGCCTCTACGGCGTGGTGGTCCACCCCGACCTGCTGGCCCGCCTGGGCCTGAAGGTCGGGGACAGAATGGCCGTCGGTGATGCCGAATTCCAGGTGCGGGCCACCATCCTGCAGGAGCCGGACCGGGCTTTCAGGCTGCTGGCCTTCGGGCCGCGCGCCGTGATCTCTTCCAAGGGCATGGAGGCCACGGGGCTGCTGCTGCCGGGCAGCCTGGTGCGATACGAATACCGCCTCCTGCTGCCCGACGCCCCTGGGGCGGCCTCCGACCCTGACCTCGCAGCCGCGCGCCTCAAGGCCGAGCTCAAGGACCCCGGGGTGCGCATCCGCACCGCCAGCGAGGTCTCGCCCACGGTGGGCGACGGCTTCCGCAGGCTGGCCGGGCTCATGTCCCTGGTGGGGCTCTCCGCGCTGCTGCTGGGCGGTCTGGGGGTCTTCGAGGCGGTGGCGGGCTACCTGGACTCCAAGACCGCAACCATCGCCACGTTCAAGGCCATCGGCGCCTCGAGCCGGACCGTGTTCTGGATATTCTTCCCGCAGATCATGCTGTTGGCCTGCGCGGGCGTCCTTGCGGGCGTGGCCGTGGGCGCGCTGGCCGGCCTGCTGGCCGGTCCGCTGCTGGCCGACGTGCTGCCCGTGGCCCCCGTGTCGGGCGTGTACCCCAAAGCCCTGGGCCTGGCCGCGCTCTTCGGGCTGCTCACGGCCGTGGCTTGCAGCGTCCCGCCCCTCTCCTCACGTACGCGGGTGGGGGCCATGAGCCTGTTCCGAGGCTACACGGACCCGCGCCGCCCGCGCCCCGGCCGCGCCGCCCTGGCCGTATCCGCAGCGTGCGGGCTGGCCCTGGCCCTGCTGGTGCTGGCCACGTCGCCCAACCGGCTGCTGGGCTGGGGCTTCCTGGGTTCGGTCGCGGCCTGCGCCGTGGCCTTCCGGGCGCTGGCCTGGGTCATGTCGGTGGCCGCTAGGGCCGTGCCGCTGCCCTCGGACCCGCGCGCCGCCCTGGCCATCAGGGGCTTTTCCCGTCCGGGCAACCCCAGCGGTTCGGTGGTGGCCTGCCTCGGGCTTGGGCTCACGGTGCTGGCGGCGGTGAGCCTTTCCGACGCCAATTTCCAGTACGCCATGCGCTCCGAACTGCCGGAGCAGGCCCCATCGTTCTTTTTCCTGGATGTGCAGCCCTACCAGATCGACGAATTCACATCCCTGGTCTCCTCGGTGCCCGGCGTTGAGCGTGTCGAGAAGGCCCCCTCGCTGCGCGGGCGCATCGTGAGCGTCAAGGGCGTCCCTGTGGATCAACTGGCCGTGGCCGAGAACGTAACCTGGGCCGTGCGCGGCGACCGCAGCCTGACCTGGGCCAGGGAAATGCCCCACGGCGCGAAGCTGGAGGCCGGGAAGTGGTGGCCGCAGGACTATTCCGGCCCGCCGCTGGTCTCCATGGACGCCGAGGTGGCCCAGGGACTGGGTCTCAAAGTGGGCGACAGGCTCACCGTATCCGTCTACGGCCGCGAGATTGAGCTGACCGTCTCCAGCCTGCGCCGCATCCGCTGGCTCTCCCTGGCGCTCAACCACGTGTTCGTGCTCTCGCCCGGCGTCATCGAGGACCAGCCCATGACCTATCTGGCCACGGCCTACGTTTCGCCCACGGCCCCGGAAGCCGCCGAGGAGGTCTACCGGAGGGTGGGGGCGCGCTTCGGCAACGTGAGCGTGCAGCGGGTGGACGAGGCCCTGGCGGACGTGGGCAACCTGGCGGAGCAGATCGCCGTGGCCGTGCGGGCCAGCGCGGTGGTCACGCTGCTGGCGGGGCTTCTTGTGCTGGCCCAGAGCCTGCGGGCCTCCATGGGGCGCAGGATCTACGAGGCGGTGATCTACAAGGTCTGCGGGGCCACCCGGGCGGACATCATGGCCGTGATGCTGGGCGAGTACGGGCTGGCCGGGCTGGCCGCCGGGCTTGCCGCGCTGATCCTGGGAGCCGGGCTCTCCTGGTTCTTCGTCACCCAGACCATGCAGACCTCCTGGGGATTCTTCGCCGCGCCCGTGGCCCTGACCCTGGGGCTTGGCATAGCGCTGACCCTGGGCATGGCCATGCGGAGCCTGTGGCGGATGCTTTCCAGCAAGGCCTGGCCGCACCTGCGCAACGAGTAG